One region of Streptomyces rishiriensis genomic DNA includes:
- a CDS encoding helix-turn-helix transcriptional regulator: MAADAAGTVEIRGALARLRRTTGLPVVFGGLVEPGRQRMRISEFSGAAGLALRGLAVTSGNGLGGKAVALARPCAVTDYSLSRQISHEYDAAVAEEGLRSVLAIPVVVRRRVRGVLYGALRTAQPLGDRTLTAAVQVARDVEQALVVGDEARDLLTAARPVAASAGPGPDAGAGAGAGAGWEQVREAHTALRALAPRIADPALRAELLELCGLLTPRPPEGSSGQRVALAPRELDVLAWVAAGATNAAVAERLGLRPETVKGYLRSAMRRLGARTRGEAVVAARRAGLLP; the protein is encoded by the coding sequence GTGGCGGCAGACGCGGCCGGAACGGTGGAGATCCGCGGTGCGCTGGCGCGGCTGCGGCGGACGACGGGGCTGCCGGTCGTCTTCGGCGGTCTGGTGGAGCCGGGGCGGCAGCGGATGCGGATCAGCGAGTTCAGCGGCGCGGCCGGTCTCGCGCTGCGCGGACTGGCGGTGACCTCCGGCAACGGCCTCGGCGGCAAGGCGGTGGCGTTGGCCCGTCCGTGCGCGGTGACCGACTACTCCCTCTCCCGGCAGATCAGTCACGAGTACGACGCGGCGGTCGCGGAGGAGGGTCTGCGCTCGGTGCTGGCGATCCCGGTGGTCGTACGGCGCCGGGTGCGCGGGGTGCTGTACGGCGCCCTGCGCACGGCCCAGCCGCTCGGCGACCGCACGCTGACGGCGGCCGTGCAGGTCGCGCGGGACGTCGAGCAGGCGCTGGTGGTCGGGGACGAGGCGCGCGACCTGCTGACCGCGGCCCGGCCGGTGGCCGCGAGCGCGGGGCCCGGTCCGGACGCCGGGGCGGGAGCGGGGGCGGGGGCCGGGTGGGAGCAGGTGCGTGAGGCGCACACGGCGCTGCGCGCGCTGGCCCCGCGGATCGCCGATCCGGCCCTGCGCGCCGAGCTTCTCGAGCTCTGCGGGCTGCTCACCCCGAGGCCGCCGGAGGGGTCGTCGGGGCAGCGGGTCGCCCTGGCCCCGCGTGAGCTGGACGTGCTGGCGTGGGTGGCGGCGGGGGCGACGAACGCGGCGGTGGCCGAGCGGCTGGGGCTGCGCCCGGAGACGGTCAAGGGCTATCTGCGGTCGGCGATGCGCAGGCTGGGCGCGCGCACCCGGGGAGAGGCGGTGGTCGCGGCCCGCAGGGCGGGCCTGCTGCCCTGA
- a CDS encoding ATP-binding protein: MTVRRDFKEPARRRPDLVIGRDELFTAARDQLARGGSVLLHGPAGIGKSTVLRALAADYGEAAHTVLRCSATESESHLPFLALADLFGLVLDGISDKLPVAQRTALESALTGRGESTLQRDGLALRLAVLSALRALAAAGPVLLVADDLQWLDSASAELLGFAARRLGDTPVQLLCAVRTEEQEYDRHLRASPPDTLAVRLNPLSRAQVSALLDHRGYTDLPRSTMREIHRTSGGNPLFALELGRALGESPTPPRPGEPLPVPTSLRALVLSRLDMLSDEARRTLLVASAGARPTLALLHAAGRENAEAETAQAAALGLLATEPEGPAVRFAHPLISAALYAEAPAQERRAAHAALSTAASDPIERARNLALATTGTDPEVAARLAEAAALARDRGAPSVAASLGLLAARHTPPDGAPAPDGRRLQAAEDAITAGEVDLARDIAREVLTRASVPAERIRAWEVVIEAAGQSLGEVDAVFPQALADAGDDPRLLALVHYRLAWRKLIVEGDFAEAREEAAHTADLAARGGDRRTELMALSFQASTETLMGHPNAPATIKRALREPQDPYVACHHNGVGAARFRWLLMSDQLPEARATITALLREVRRRGMVESEVHFQRFLAETELRSGHCGRALDLARESLRLARDSGIGLGASAMLASLAEASGGDVDRALALAREAAGKAEEDGDQMYVSRALAALGHAQLVAGDAAGAVASLRRVRELEQGLGITDPARGRWQGDLAEALVRAGEPGEAQDVIDVTREHALRLGRESVLAVLDRAEAMVRAALGDHEAALSRLTSVQDRLAKLGYGLEEARAAFALATLRTGRPGPTSYDEAARLFRRCRALPWLRQVDAAAATAAPGTAAVPQQTAPPSDALEGLASMERQVAALVMEGATNREIAARLFISVKTVEATLTRVYRKLGIRSRVDIVRLAAGRHAK, encoded by the coding sequence GTGACCGTGCGACGGGACTTCAAGGAGCCTGCCAGACGCCGCCCCGACCTGGTGATCGGCAGGGACGAGCTGTTCACGGCCGCCCGTGACCAGTTGGCGCGAGGCGGCAGTGTGCTGCTGCACGGCCCGGCCGGAATTGGAAAGTCGACCGTGCTGCGGGCATTGGCCGCGGATTACGGCGAGGCGGCCCACACCGTCCTGCGCTGCTCGGCGACCGAGTCCGAATCCCATCTCCCCTTCCTGGCTCTGGCCGACCTCTTCGGCCTGGTGCTGGACGGGATCTCGGACAAGTTGCCCGTCGCTCAGCGCACGGCCCTGGAGTCGGCGCTGACCGGCCGAGGCGAATCGACTCTGCAGCGCGACGGCCTCGCCCTGCGTCTTGCCGTGCTGTCGGCCCTGCGCGCCCTCGCCGCCGCGGGTCCCGTCCTGCTCGTCGCCGACGACCTCCAGTGGCTGGACTCGGCCAGCGCCGAACTCCTCGGCTTCGCCGCCCGCCGCCTCGGCGACACCCCGGTCCAGTTGCTGTGCGCGGTGCGGACGGAGGAGCAGGAGTACGACCGTCATCTACGCGCGTCCCCGCCCGACACCCTCGCCGTCCGGCTCAACCCCCTCTCCCGCGCCCAGGTCTCCGCGCTGCTCGACCACCGCGGTTACACCGACCTGCCCCGCTCGACGATGCGGGAGATCCACCGCACCAGCGGCGGCAACCCGCTCTTCGCCCTGGAACTGGGCCGGGCCCTCGGCGAGAGCCCGACACCGCCCCGGCCCGGCGAGCCGCTGCCGGTGCCGACCTCGCTGCGCGCCCTCGTCCTCAGCCGCCTCGACATGCTGTCCGACGAGGCCCGCCGCACCCTGCTCGTGGCCAGCGCCGGGGCCCGCCCCACGCTGGCCCTGCTGCACGCGGCCGGCCGGGAGAACGCCGAGGCCGAGACCGCGCAGGCGGCGGCCCTCGGGCTGCTGGCGACGGAGCCCGAGGGGCCGGCCGTACGGTTCGCGCATCCGCTGATCTCGGCCGCGCTGTACGCGGAGGCGCCCGCCCAGGAGCGCCGGGCCGCGCACGCCGCGCTGTCCACCGCCGCCTCCGACCCGATCGAACGGGCCCGCAACCTCGCCCTGGCCACCACCGGCACCGACCCCGAGGTCGCCGCCCGGCTCGCCGAGGCCGCCGCGCTCGCCCGCGACCGGGGCGCCCCCTCGGTCGCCGCCTCCCTCGGCCTCCTCGCCGCCCGGCACACCCCGCCCGACGGCGCTCCCGCCCCGGACGGCCGACGGCTCCAGGCCGCCGAGGACGCGATCACCGCGGGCGAGGTCGACCTCGCCCGGGACATCGCCCGCGAGGTGCTGACCCGGGCCAGCGTGCCCGCCGAGCGGATCCGGGCCTGGGAGGTGGTGATCGAGGCCGCCGGGCAGTCCCTGGGCGAGGTCGACGCCGTCTTCCCGCAGGCCCTCGCCGACGCCGGCGACGACCCGCGGCTGCTCGCCCTGGTCCACTACCGGCTGGCCTGGCGCAAGCTGATCGTGGAGGGCGACTTCGCCGAGGCCCGCGAGGAGGCCGCCCACACGGCCGACCTGGCGGCCCGCGGGGGCGACCGGCGCACCGAGCTGATGGCCCTGTCCTTCCAGGCCTCGACCGAGACCCTGATGGGCCACCCGAACGCCCCGGCCACCATCAAGCGGGCCCTGAGGGAGCCCCAGGACCCCTACGTGGCGTGCCATCACAACGGCGTGGGGGCGGCGCGCTTCCGCTGGCTGCTGATGAGCGATCAGCTGCCCGAGGCCCGGGCGACCATCACCGCGCTGCTGCGCGAGGTGCGCCGGCGCGGCATGGTCGAGAGCGAGGTCCACTTCCAGCGCTTCCTCGCCGAGACGGAACTGCGCTCCGGGCACTGCGGGCGCGCCCTCGACCTGGCCCGCGAGAGCCTGCGGCTGGCGCGGGACTCCGGGATCGGCCTGGGCGCCTCCGCGATGCTGGCCTCCCTCGCCGAGGCCTCCGGCGGTGACGTCGACCGGGCGCTGGCACTGGCCCGGGAGGCGGCCGGGAAGGCCGAGGAGGACGGCGACCAGATGTACGTCTCGCGCGCGCTGGCCGCGCTCGGCCACGCCCAGTTGGTCGCCGGGGACGCGGCGGGCGCCGTCGCCTCGCTGCGCCGGGTGCGGGAACTGGAGCAGGGTCTGGGCATCACCGACCCGGCCAGGGGCCGCTGGCAGGGCGACCTCGCCGAGGCGCTGGTCCGGGCCGGCGAGCCGGGCGAGGCACAGGACGTCATCGACGTGACGCGCGAGCACGCGCTCCGGCTGGGCCGGGAGAGCGTGCTGGCCGTGCTGGACCGGGCCGAGGCGATGGTGCGGGCGGCGCTCGGCGACCACGAGGCGGCGCTGTCGCGGCTGACGTCCGTTCAGGACCGGCTGGCCAAGCTGGGGTACGGCCTGGAGGAGGCACGGGCGGCGTTCGCGCTGGCCACGCTGCGCACCGGACGGCCCGGTCCGACGTCGTACGACGAGGCGGCCCGGTTGTTCCGGCGGTGCCGGGCGCTGCCCTGGCTGCGTCAGGTGGACGCGGCGGCGGCGACGGCCGCGCCCGGGACGGCCGCCGTGCCCCAGCAGACCGCTCCCCCGTCGGACGCGCTGGAGGGGCTGGCCTCGATGGAGCGTCAGGTCGCCGCGCTCGTCATGGAGGGCGCGACCAACCGGGAGATCGCCGCGCGGCTGTTCATCAGCGTCAAGACGGTCGAGGCGACCCTGACCCGGGTCTACCGCAAGCTGGGAATCCGGTCACGGGTGGACATCGTCCGACTGGCGGCGGGGCGTCACGCGAAGTGA
- a CDS encoding S1 family peptidase: protein MFGLNRFGKTAAVLAATAAAATALLSAPTAVAAPQPIVGGTTATTTTYPFMMQITDASQNQFCGGTLVSATKVVTAAHCMVGETTSSVRVVGGRTYLNGTNGTVSRVSKIWINPGYTDATNGDDVAVLTLSTSMPYTTASYVSSSQTGVYAAGTTARIIGWGTTSENGSSSNQLRTATVPIVSDTSCKSSYGSDFVATDMVCAGYTSGGVDTCQGDSGGPLLIGGVLAGITSWGEGCAEAGYPGVYTRLTTFSSLVTTQVNS from the coding sequence ATGTTCGGGCTCAACCGGTTCGGAAAGACCGCCGCCGTCCTCGCGGCGACCGCCGCGGCCGCGACCGCGCTGCTCAGCGCCCCCACCGCTGTCGCAGCGCCGCAGCCGATCGTCGGCGGCACGACGGCCACGACCACGACGTATCCGTTCATGATGCAGATCACGGACGCCTCGCAGAACCAGTTCTGCGGCGGCACCCTCGTCTCGGCGACCAAGGTGGTCACGGCCGCCCACTGCATGGTCGGCGAGACCACGAGCAGCGTGCGCGTCGTCGGTGGGCGCACCTACCTCAACGGCACCAACGGCACGGTCAGCCGGGTCAGCAAGATCTGGATCAACCCGGGCTACACGGACGCCACCAACGGTGACGACGTGGCCGTCCTGACCCTGTCGACGTCGATGCCGTACACCACGGCGTCGTACGTCTCCTCGTCGCAGACCGGTGTGTACGCGGCGGGCACCACCGCCCGCATCATCGGCTGGGGCACCACCTCGGAGAACGGCAGCTCCTCCAACCAGCTGCGGACCGCGACCGTCCCGATCGTGTCCGACACCAGCTGCAAGAGCTCCTACGGTTCCGACTTCGTCGCGACCGACATGGTTTGCGCCGGATACACATCCGGCGGCGTAGACACCTGCCAGGGCGACAGCGGCGGTCCCCTGCTCATCGGGGGCGTCCTGGCAGGGATCACTTCTTGGGGCGAGGGCTGCGCGGAGGCCGGTTACCCGGGTGTGTACACCCGGCTGACCACCTTCTCCAGCCTGGTGACGACGCAGGTCAATTCCTAG
- a CDS encoding winged helix DNA-binding domain-containing protein, translated as MTKTTYPAGPVLDVRALNRATLDRQLLLRPSSMSAAAAVEHLLGLQAQNVKPPYHALAARLDGFVPEELSALMAGREAVRIVSMRSTIHTHTADDCLTLRPFVQPARDRELTYFRKGLAGVDLDRLAALARDLVEAEPRTMKQLREVLSAEWPDADPVSLAVAARCRLPLVQVTPRGLWGRSGQVALTTAEHWLGRAAEPAPTADSVVLRYLAAFGPASVKDMQTWAGLTRLRDAFERLRPQLRTFVDEHGVELFDLPDAPRPDPGTPAPPRFLPEFDNLLLSHADRTRIVPAEYRGRSWQGNQAHCTLLVDGFLAGVWKLERDALVVEPLGTLTGAERRDVTAEGERMLATLHPGQAYDIRFGTVVRS; from the coding sequence ATGACGAAGACGACGTACCCGGCGGGCCCCGTGCTCGACGTCCGTGCCCTCAACCGCGCCACCCTCGACCGGCAGTTGCTGCTGCGGCCGTCGTCGATGTCCGCCGCGGCCGCCGTGGAGCACCTGCTCGGCCTCCAGGCGCAGAACGTCAAGCCGCCGTACCACGCGCTGGCCGCCCGTCTCGACGGCTTCGTCCCGGAGGAACTGTCGGCGCTGATGGCCGGACGGGAGGCCGTCCGCATCGTCAGCATGCGCTCCACCATCCACACCCACACCGCCGACGACTGCCTGACGCTCCGGCCGTTCGTCCAGCCCGCGCGCGACCGTGAACTGACGTACTTCCGCAAAGGCCTCGCCGGAGTCGACCTCGACCGGCTCGCCGCCCTGGCCCGTGACCTCGTCGAGGCCGAGCCGCGCACCATGAAGCAGCTGCGCGAGGTCCTGTCCGCCGAGTGGCCGGACGCCGACCCCGTGTCGCTGGCCGTCGCCGCCCGCTGCCGGCTGCCCCTCGTACAGGTCACCCCGCGCGGACTGTGGGGCAGGAGCGGACAGGTCGCGCTCACCACCGCCGAGCACTGGCTGGGCCGGGCCGCCGAGCCCGCCCCGACGGCGGACTCCGTGGTCCTGCGCTACCTGGCCGCCTTCGGCCCGGCCTCCGTCAAGGACATGCAGACCTGGGCCGGCCTGACCCGGCTGCGCGACGCCTTCGAACGCCTCCGCCCGCAGCTCCGCACCTTCGTCGACGAGCACGGCGTGGAGCTCTTCGACCTGCCCGACGCGCCGCGCCCCGACCCGGGCACCCCGGCCCCGCCGCGCTTCCTCCCGGAGTTCGACAACCTTCTCCTCTCCCACGCCGACCGCACCCGGATCGTCCCGGCCGAATACCGGGGCCGCTCCTGGCAGGGCAACCAGGCGCACTGCACCCTCCTCGTCGACGGCTTCCTGGCCGGCGTGTGGAAACTGGAGCGAGACGCCCTGGTCGTCGAGCCCCTGGGCACCCTCACCGGGGCCGAGCGGCGGGACGTGACCGCCGAGGGCGAGCGGATGCTGGCCACCCTGCACCCGGGGCAGGCCTACGACATCCGGTTCGGGACCGTCGTACGCTCGTGA
- a CDS encoding alpha/beta hydrolase encodes MAPYASALPAEQTTTAGARVLRGVEYASPPGFRPLLLDLYRPAHDPQRPVPVVVFLHGGGWRTGRRDQFGPAFAGWPVGPFDRLVRAGFAVASLDYRLSGEAVFPAQLHDGKAALRWLSAHAGALGLDAGRVVLWGESAGGHLAALLALTDGRPEWEGEVGEPGAGVTVAGVVDWYGPADLRTMQRQSRPDAVSAPDAVDSREALLIGAPVPQAPERAAAASPVSHVSAAAPPFLLAHGTADRFVPSGQSEQLAEALRAHGCLVTLHLVEHADHLWAGLPDPEAVFAEAVEFAVQVCGAPGLAAPA; translated from the coding sequence ATGGCCCCGTACGCATCCGCACTCCCGGCGGAGCAGACCACGACCGCGGGCGCCCGGGTGCTCCGGGGGGTCGAGTACGCCTCGCCGCCCGGCTTCCGTCCGCTGCTGCTCGACCTGTACCGCCCCGCGCACGACCCGCAGCGTCCCGTCCCGGTGGTCGTCTTCCTGCACGGCGGCGGCTGGCGGACCGGGCGGCGCGACCAGTTCGGCCCGGCCTTCGCCGGGTGGCCGGTCGGCCCGTTCGACCGTCTCGTCCGGGCAGGCTTCGCGGTCGCCTCCCTCGACTACCGGCTCAGCGGCGAGGCCGTCTTCCCGGCCCAGTTGCACGACGGAAAGGCAGCGCTGCGCTGGCTGAGCGCGCACGCCGGGGCGCTGGGGCTCGACGCCGGACGGGTCGTGCTGTGGGGCGAGTCGGCCGGCGGTCATCTCGCGGCCCTGCTCGCGCTCACCGACGGCAGGCCCGAGTGGGAGGGCGAGGTCGGTGAGCCCGGCGCGGGAGTGACCGTCGCCGGGGTCGTCGACTGGTACGGGCCCGCGGATTTGCGCACCATGCAGCGCCAGTCCCGGCCCGACGCGGTGAGCGCGCCGGACGCCGTGGACTCACGGGAGGCGCTGCTCATCGGCGCACCGGTACCGCAGGCGCCGGAACGCGCCGCCGCGGCGAGTCCGGTGAGCCATGTGTCCGCCGCCGCCCCGCCCTTCCTGCTCGCCCACGGCACCGCCGACCGGTTCGTCCCCAGCGGGCAGAGCGAACAGCTCGCCGAGGCCCTGCGCGCGCACGGCTGCCTGGTCACCCTGCACCTGGTCGAGCACGCGGATCACCTCTGGGCCGGACTGCCCGACCCCGAGGCCGTGTTCGCCGAAGCCGTGGAGTTCGCCGTCCAGGTCTGCGGTGCCCCCGGGCTCGCCGCCCCGGCCTGA
- a CDS encoding IclR family transcriptional regulator — protein sequence MTNNAGASRAARGRRPPQGEPVIDRAFALLTAFTEDRRSLTLAELSRVTGTPPSTTLRLARRLVHWGALERDADGRYVVGLRLWEVASLAPRAHGLRRVALPYMEDLYEATHQHVLLAVRDGTDALLVERLSAHAAIDVLYRVGGRLPLHSTGVGLVLLAHAEPDFQDEVLAQALTHEPEGVPLSSAALRRSLAEIRGTGVAVVNRAEPVPLHAVAAPVRGADGEVVAALSVVVPAGHAEPRVLAPALRATARALSRSLGAVTGPPAPAQGSLLRRR from the coding sequence GTGACGAACAACGCGGGCGCGTCCCGTGCCGCCCGGGGAAGACGGCCGCCGCAGGGCGAGCCGGTGATCGACCGTGCGTTCGCGCTGCTCACGGCCTTCACCGAGGACCGCCGCTCGCTGACCCTCGCCGAGCTCAGCCGCGTCACCGGCACCCCGCCGAGCACGACGCTACGCCTGGCCCGGCGACTGGTGCACTGGGGCGCTCTGGAGCGGGACGCCGACGGCCGCTACGTCGTGGGCCTGCGGCTGTGGGAGGTCGCCTCGCTGGCACCGCGCGCGCACGGGCTGCGCAGGGTGGCTCTCCCTTACATGGAGGATCTCTACGAGGCGACGCACCAGCACGTCCTGCTGGCCGTACGGGACGGCACGGACGCGCTGCTCGTCGAGCGGCTGTCGGCGCACGCCGCCATCGACGTGCTGTACCGGGTGGGAGGCCGGCTGCCGCTGCACTCCACGGGCGTCGGTCTGGTGCTGCTCGCCCACGCCGAGCCCGACTTCCAGGACGAGGTCCTCGCGCAGGCCCTGACCCACGAGCCGGAGGGCGTGCCGCTGTCCTCCGCGGCGCTGCGGCGTTCCCTCGCCGAGATCCGCGGCACCGGGGTGGCCGTCGTCAACCGCGCGGAACCCGTCCCGCTGCACGCGGTGGCCGCGCCCGTACGAGGGGCCGACGGCGAGGTCGTCGCGGCGCTGTCGGTGGTCGTGCCGGCCGGCCACGCGGAGCCCCGCGTGCTCGCGCCGGCTCTGCGTGCCACCGCCCGGGCCCTGTCCCGCAGCCTCGGCGCCGTCACGGGCCCGCCGGCTCCGGCGCAGGGCAGCCTCCTCCGACGGCGGTGA
- a CDS encoding quercetin 2,3-dioxygenase, whose protein sequence is MTAEFVQSGGAKRLPLPGKPTPFFLEAGEGERSHLFDALITVLLSKDETAGQFGLFTYAAPKGDAIPTHSHADVHETFYILSGRARVWIQDGEGETYEKLLKPGDFGYVPAGCLHTFRVEADDTKIMGASSGGFERFFGEAGTRTDSPQLPHPPYIPSHEQLARVAREHRQEFRFDLRPLDG, encoded by the coding sequence ATGACTGCGGAGTTCGTCCAGAGCGGCGGTGCCAAGCGCCTCCCCCTGCCGGGGAAGCCGACGCCCTTCTTCCTGGAGGCCGGAGAGGGGGAACGGTCCCACCTGTTCGACGCCCTCATCACCGTTCTGCTCAGCAAGGACGAGACCGCCGGCCAGTTCGGCCTCTTCACCTACGCCGCGCCCAAGGGCGACGCGATCCCCACCCACAGCCACGCCGACGTGCACGAGACCTTCTACATCCTGTCCGGTCGCGCCCGGGTGTGGATCCAGGACGGCGAAGGGGAGACGTACGAGAAGCTCCTGAAGCCCGGCGACTTCGGCTACGTGCCCGCCGGCTGTCTGCACACCTTCCGGGTCGAGGCCGACGACACCAAGATCATGGGCGCGTCCAGCGGCGGCTTCGAGCGGTTCTTCGGCGAGGCCGGCACCCGCACGGACTCCCCGCAGCTCCCGCACCCGCCCTACATCCCCTCCCACGAGCAGCTGGCCCGGGTCGCCCGCGAACACCGGCAGGAGTTCCGGTTCGACCTGCGTCCCCTGGACGGCTGA
- a CDS encoding MFS transporter encodes MTSTSAGPSLTAPSARTSERWNPRLVALLVALIWPTQLLAVAGIVTANTTADIAQRFHTTQVAWFSLIVTMVSTLLIPFVIKAGDRYGRRRIMLAMIGLGVVGDIVAAMAGSFWLLLVGRGIAACYAPFAALSFPAVRDLFPARLVKPASAVLGGSMGLVGVVGPLLAGRLIDAGGYRAALWFIAAATAVAFVLVALLVPETPRHDFQNGFDWLGGMLLGGGLTAVVYAVGRGGSWGWTSGATLGWTAGGLVALVVFVLVERGSAHPILDLRVLGRRPVALTVSAAAVGQATALAMASMGILLALYPHIPGVSDGLGWTSTHNARIGLTWNLVMLGTGFVAGRLLRKADARLLWGIGLGLAAAGYGLMSLFHADATELVLTACLANLGTGLIVSVAPVLVLGVVSVEEQGQGSGLMQMLFNFFGTVVPAVCFAVLAAHSTVLKGTAFYLDAGYTWVFWTGALVLLAALVVSLFIPALRDPAESDPAPAA; translated from the coding sequence GTGACATCGACGTCTGCAGGCCCCTCGCTCACGGCACCGTCCGCCCGGACCTCCGAACGCTGGAACCCCCGTCTGGTGGCCTTGCTGGTGGCCCTGATCTGGCCGACGCAGCTGCTGGCCGTCGCCGGCATCGTCACGGCCAACACGACGGCCGACATCGCGCAACGCTTCCACACCACCCAGGTCGCCTGGTTCTCGCTGATCGTCACCATGGTGTCGACCCTGCTCATCCCGTTCGTCATCAAGGCAGGCGACCGGTACGGACGGCGGCGGATCATGCTCGCCATGATCGGCCTCGGGGTCGTCGGCGACATCGTCGCGGCCATGGCGGGCAGTTTCTGGCTGCTGCTGGTCGGCCGGGGCATCGCCGCTTGCTACGCCCCGTTCGCCGCCCTGTCCTTCCCCGCCGTGCGCGACCTCTTCCCCGCCCGGTTGGTGAAGCCGGCCAGCGCCGTGCTCGGCGGCAGCATGGGTCTGGTGGGCGTCGTGGGACCGTTGCTCGCCGGCCGGCTGATCGACGCCGGCGGCTACCGGGCCGCACTGTGGTTCATCGCCGCGGCGACGGCGGTGGCGTTCGTCCTGGTGGCGCTGCTGGTGCCCGAGACCCCGCGGCACGACTTCCAGAACGGCTTCGACTGGCTGGGCGGGATGCTGCTCGGCGGTGGCCTGACGGCCGTGGTCTACGCGGTCGGCCGGGGCGGGAGCTGGGGCTGGACGAGCGGCGCGACCCTCGGCTGGACGGCCGGCGGGCTGGTGGCGCTCGTCGTCTTCGTCCTCGTCGAACGCGGCAGCGCCCATCCGATCCTCGATCTGCGGGTGCTCGGCCGGCGCCCGGTCGCGCTGACCGTCAGCGCCGCGGCCGTCGGTCAGGCCACCGCGCTGGCGATGGCCTCCATGGGCATCCTGCTGGCCCTCTACCCGCACATCCCCGGGGTCTCCGACGGCCTGGGCTGGACCAGCACGCACAACGCGCGCATCGGCCTGACCTGGAACCTGGTCATGCTCGGCACCGGTTTCGTCGCCGGCCGCCTGCTGCGCAAGGCCGACGCCCGCCTGCTGTGGGGGATCGGCCTCGGGCTGGCCGCGGCGGGCTACGGGCTGATGAGCCTCTTCCACGCCGACGCCACCGAGCTCGTCCTGACGGCGTGTCTGGCCAACCTCGGCACCGGCCTCATCGTCTCCGTCGCCCCCGTGCTGGTGCTGGGCGTGGTCTCGGTGGAGGAGCAGGGGCAGGGCAGCGGCCTGATGCAGATGCTCTTCAACTTCTTCGGCACGGTGGTCCCCGCCGTGTGCTTCGCGGTCCTCGCCGCGCACAGCACGGTGCTGAAGGGCACCGCCTTCTACCTGGACGCGGGGTACACCTGGGTCTTCTGGACCGGAGCGCTGGTCCTGCTGGCGGCGCTGGTGGTGTCCCTGTTCATCCCGGCCCTTCGGGATCCGGCGGAGAGCGACCCGGCCCCCGCCGCCTGA